The following DNA comes from Athene noctua chromosome 1, bAthNoc1.hap1.1, whole genome shotgun sequence.
ctggggttctttttttGTTCTAACTGCTACTCCCTTAATGTCACACTCTGTCAAAGATCATATAGTCATACCTGTTCCTTTCTGCACCATACCTGCTGTTACAGATTTGTGCTtcctttcagattttcattttttgagTTGAAGAGTTGATTTAATGTAGTCTGTATAGAATCTGTATCATATAAGTTACACGGTAGCACAATGATGATTTCtcgggtttttttctctgaaatttaatAACAATCTGTTTGCTCTTTTACCGATGTTGAACAGAGTTATATCTTGAACTTTTTTTAGGTTTCACTACCCTGAATAATTGTGTGTTGTTTGAAAACTTTGTCATTTCCTTACTTTCAGTCATTCCAGATTGTAGTGTTAAACATGTCTGTAAATTTATCTATTTGCAGATTCTTGGGAAATGTCACAAAGAAAATGACTATGTATTTTTAAGCCTCCTTTCCAATTTTTAACCAGTTCTAAAACAAGAATCAACAGCTAACATCCTAGGGTTTGTTAGAGCCTTTAGTATGTGACATTGCTGAagtcccaactacaccatatcaccTTTATCCCAGTGCTTCTCAAGTCTTCCAGAAGGCTCCTCTGTTATTGATTTTCTGTTACTTGACTTCCCTCAAACAAATCTATTTCCCTAGGGTACCTTATACAATCAAGCTTGCACAATTTAATTTGTCTTTAAAGGTGCTATGGATTTGCCTAATACAAACATAGTGTAGCTCCTGAAATCTGTTTAAATTATTTGGGTTATATTTGCTGTTTGTGTGCAGAGGCTGGTTTAAGCAATAGATTAACCTGTATTGTAAtgcttttgaaacattttaatgtGCAGCATGTAGTCCTGGGCAAGTGTTAGTTACTCTTTGATATTTCTTCTAAAATGGTTTGTTCTGAAACCTTGTCTGCTGATACTGTGCATGTCTTGGTGCTCATTCTCTACAATCTGCAAAGAATAGCTATCATGTAGAACACACCTGATCAGTGCAAATAGGTTTGGGTGTTTAAGACTTTCCTCTTGAAGAAAATACTGACTAGATTTCactgttaaaattattaaaaacaaaaagtccaCATAATACTATTCATATGAACTAAAATCTTGAACTTGTATTGCATGACCGTTTTCTTGTTGTCCTTTTATGTATTTAGTTGCTCACAAAATAATACTATAGTAACCAAGTAAATGTTACATAATTTACAAAAGTATGTCCAGAATAACAAGGTGGTCTTTTTTTGTCCTGTAGAACACATTCCTTTTTGACTTTGGCTTTAAAAGTCAACTTCGTTTGTAGCATTGAAGCCCTGTACTATTACTTGATCTTCTGAAGAGATCCGAGTCTATTTTTGTAATTGTGCAATGTCCATGAATTGCAATACTTGTAAATGAAAATTTTGGTTTAAACtgaacattttcttcaaaagaatttTAGAATTCAAACTTTGTTCAAGCCATACGGTGTCATAGAATCATCggatggtttggattggaagggaccttacaggtAATCTTGTCCAAttccccctgccatgggccagagacaccttccactagaccaggttgctccaagccccgtccaacctggccttgaacactgccagggaggggacatccacaccttctctgggcaacctattccagtgcctcaccaccatcacagtaaagaatttctgcctAATATCTAACTTGAATCTACCCtgtttcagcttaaaaccattacccctcatcctatcactacactccctgataaagagtccctccccatcttaactgtaggcctcctttaagtactggaaggccactataaggtctcaaggtctgcctggagcctttttttctccatgttgaaccaccccaactctctctctctgccctcacaggggatgtgctccagccccctgatcatctttgtggcctcctctggacccgcttgagcaggtccgtgcgCTTCTTATGCgggtggccccagagctggacacagccccacagcaggtggggtctcacaagagcagcgTAGAGGGGGACagtcccctccctcgacctgctggcaacacttctcttgatgcagcccaggctgcagttggctttctgggctgtgagtgcacattgctggctcacagtcagttttccatccactaatacccccaagtccttctctgcagggctgctctcaatccgctTATTTCCCAgccttgggattgccccaacccatgtgcaggaccctgcacttggccttattgaacttcaCGAGATTTGCATGGATGTCATTCATGTCCATCCTGTCCCACCTTCCACGTGCCCCCAGCCTGGTGATCAGTGTCATCAATCAGttacagcagaagaaatataGGCAAATAATGATGAGATAATTTATATATCTTATGAAATGATGGTTTATAAACTCCACTAGGTTTACCACCATTGATGTAACTACGTAGAGAACTACTATACTGCATAGAAGAATTGCAGAGGACAAGGAACCTTGCAGTGTACAAACACAAAGCCAAGACAGTTCTTGCTTCAGCGCACATATAATAGGATGACAAGATAATATATAAAAGATCatgaaaaaatataatgcaaTTATTGTGAGAATCAATCAGAAATTATTGTACAAATACCTTAATTGTAGGTTGAAACTGTTAAAAAATTTAGTTACCAttgtatttttatgaaaattaCATGTTTGTTGGAATCACTCTCTTCAAGATTAAGAAACCTCAgccttttttgttaaaaaaaaaaaccaaaatacactgGCTAgtcattgtaatttttttaacatgtttatACCCAGTTTCACCAAAATTGAATGATGtaaaatcacattaaaatgaAACTAGATTTATATCTAGTAGACATGAAGTGTTATGTTTACTTTGCTCAGTAAGAGTTTTATAAGTAgcttctgtaaaatgaggataTTATACACAACTAGTAAAAATCCACAAATTTTGACACAGATTTGGCATAAAATGTCACATGTTCCATCAGAGGAGTTACTGATAGTCATATTAAAACCAACTACTTTACACCATCTTACCTGAGCAATATTGCTTGTATGTGTTCACAATAGTAAATTTTATGGAGCTTAACATCTAGTGTCTAATTCATTCACCTTTCTGGCCTGTCATGGCAGACATTTAAATTGTTCTTGGTATAACTGCCTCTAGTCATCTTTGGGTCAACCAACCACCTTCAGCTccctgtttttttaaacaatgttacagtttgaaatttttgtttgtgCCTAAATACATAAACCTGTTTGGTTTTAATCTGAGAATATAGTTGTATCTATGGGACATTGCTGTTACATTGCCATTTACATAGCATCAGCAATTatcaagattattttaattatgtGAAAAGACACCTGTACCAGGGGGGAAGTGTGCAGTTGAAATGCATGGCTTTGGAAATCTGTAAGTGGACCAGTGACTGCACCTGAGCTAAAATGAGAGCTGATGTGTTAGGTGTTCACGAGAGCCAGTTTTTCTATTCTGCTCATTATGCCTGATCAATTCTGTGAGTTTATTTTCCTTGTTGATCTACTTTTTGTAACTGCagtcaccaaatttgtcagagTTTGAAGGAAACCTTAGGTAACTGAAAATACCAGTATGACATCTTTCCTTCAGTAATTTCTGCTTTCCCAGATGCATTGCTTACTGTTCCTCACATGTTTGACCTTGACTTTCATTAAAAAGTTGAGAATATAATAAGGGTCTTAGGAGGcttgcatattttaattttgctgtttaatAAAACCAAATGTACCTTCTGTAATTATAACTGAATTAATGGTAGTTGTATTATCAACTTCATTTTTAAGCCATATATGTTGctaaattcagaaatattttcttggaaaaaatactTCTATAAATGTAGTTAAAATGCTCATCTCTGAAACCTGTTAAAACACAGAAGTACATAAAATCTTTCATGGTTTATATAGCTCTTTTGAATAGGACATAATTCATCTATTACTTACATACACAAGTTGGTAATATTAATGTCTATACACAAGATTCCTTATACAGGTTCAAGCCAGTTCGTGGAGGTCTCCTTACAGAGTTAGTGTTCTAGTTTAGACCAACAGAAGAAGTCTGAGGACTTCCTATCTCGTTTTCTTAAACAAGagcaaaatacttctgaaaagtAACTTCTCATTTCACAAACAGAAGTAATACTTCTCATTTTTTAACAGGAAGAAAGACGCAGGATTAGTAGCTCTACAGTATAGCATTTGGTAATCTTAAATTGATGTCCTCGAGTGACAGAGATAAACCAGTATGCATTCAGATAATCAAATCAAAGACTTCTTCTTTAAAGAACTTGAGTGAGGAGTGGTGGTAGATAATCTCTCTTGTGTATATTGTccaagttttatttctgaagtgctttCCAGAGTTAGGCCTGAATCTCCGTGAATTTTTCTGCAAATAAGTTGGAATACCGTCTTACGGACACTTCTGGACATTAGGAAATACATAACTGGGTCCAAGCAGCTGttaaaagatgaaaatatgaGCATCACCTCATTGCATTTGTGAATTATTTCCTTCCAATAACAAGATGGGTTTTGTAACTGTGATGTAATGTAGGCAAACCGGAACATGTGGTAAGGAACAAAACAGATGGTGAAAATAATGAGCACAATGAAGGAATTTCTTGCTGTCTGGGTATATTTTCCTGCATTGGGAAAATTTGCTCTTTTCCTTGAAATTTTCAGAAGGTTCTTGGCAATTTTAACATACGAGAgtatcagaaggaaaaaaacgatccaaaaaattattacagtaatgtaatttaaaattgcttctgtctttgcattttgtttatttctgtaatGAAAGCACATAGTAGAATTGCTGTCCCCACTCTTAAAGAAAGATGGTGCAACTACTATTATAAATCCTGTTAGTGCAAGTGCCCACACCATGCAACATATACGTATGCTTCGTGTAGTAGTTAACATTTTAGGACGCTTCACagacttatttatttttatataacgATCTAGACTAATTAGTCCCAACAGTACTATACTAATATACATGTTCATATAAAATAGAGTTCCTACAATCTTGCATAAAATTAGTCCAAACATCCAGGTGTTTTTGGTAACATGATAGAGTATTCGGAAGGGAAGACAGAAGATCAGCAGAAGGTCTGCAACAGCTACGTTTAGCAAGTAAACTTGGATGGAATTCCTTTTCTGATGAATGCACAGGAAAGCAAACAGGGCTATAATATTTCCAACCAATCCAACGACAAAAATAATAGAGTAAAAAACTATCAAAGCAAATGACAATGAGTTGTCATCCAAGGGACAACTGGCATTGTTTTGAATTTCTGAGGCATTTATGGCTAGGTTAGTGTGGTTACTCCAGAAGGCTTCCTTGTGTGGAATAAGGGACAGTACATCAGCTGAAGCTGCAGCCATCATTTCTGAGGATTTTTTAGCTGTTCTGTAGGGATGTAAAGAGaaattttaagaattaaattGCCATTGGATCATTTTCATATTTGCTCACTATGTTGTGTACAGTTTGGTGGGATATAAACATAAAAGgcaataactaaaaaaaaaaaaaagtaaatgcatcAAAGTATCACTGTAGCTGAGTAGGACTTTCAGCTGGATATCATGATACAATCTAAGTCTAGAATAATCAAGTTCCCTGTTTTTCTTCGCTTGAATTAGGCAAGAACAGATGGTACAGAGTACTCACACAGATAAAAATTttagtaattacatttttattactgtcttatgttg
Coding sequences within:
- the GPR34 gene encoding putative G-protein coupled receptor 34, giving the protein MMAAASADVLSLIPHKEAFWSNHTNLAINASEIQNNASCPLDDNSLSFALIVFYSIIFVVGLVGNIIALFAFLCIHQKRNSIQVYLLNVAVADLLLIFCLPFRILYHVTKNTWMFGLILCKIVGTLFYMNMYISIVLLGLISLDRYIKINKSVKRPKMLTTTRSIRICCMVWALALTGFIIVVAPSFFKSGDSNSTMCFHYRNKQNAKTEAILNYITVIIFWIVFFLLILSYVKIAKNLLKISRKRANFPNAGKYTQTARNSFIVLIIFTICFVPYHMFRFAYITSQLQNPSCYWKEIIHKCNEVMLIFSSFNSCLDPVMYFLMSRSVRKTVFQLICRKIHGDSGLTLESTSEIKLGQYTQERLSTTTPHSSSLKKKSLI